Proteins from a single region of Murdochiella vaginalis:
- a CDS encoding acyltransferase family protein — protein MTTEQDRTVPDASVVEAPAGSPAASARKIYGLDALRLVALGFILVYHFAPKILPAGFLGVNVFFVLSGFLVTHHALEEIKETGHFSLSTFYAKRAKRLLPDFLLLLVMGVLLVNVAEPDLRVGIDRQTAAAFSSLTNWFEILSGGSYEAQFTPHIFVHTWFLAVEIHFYLLWPLFLMALLRWANKKGKDVEQFVLVSSGVLYLVSFGLLLYGQLDFSNRLSWMYFSDCTRFSSFFVGAMLAVYRKRIQKVYIYLPQLSVAGFLVLGALSFVLSYTNRWTYLVGFFVADFLTAFLIWNYGNETVRVDPARLRKAASFSYDIYLLHWPLLVMSRKSLGSFKGALFALCCTAALLFLRYRYLSRVKSLPAIALPDEASPIKEKGKALWRRLLAFPTSLLTGCAVLTMVTAVTAWNAPDMLSLQQSIWENSVKQDLGKIQNDVDQLLAQRKTVQDALQSDSGAKDEDLQKLDNKGITIIGDSVLLGPREFLMANLPKTFVDAEGERLAEKGAEVIQEMKADGKLGNYVVIALGANAIENRENSLRKMAEAVPAGTRMIFVTPYSGEVDHHAGGVAMKNVAKEFPFITIMDWEGYAKKHPELYQNTDGIHFYGLMDTYKAYLAKLKAALLEASMTPAKK, from the coding sequence ATGACAACCGAACAGGATCGTACCGTGCCCGATGCGTCCGTCGTGGAGGCCCCTGCGGGCTCTCCCGCCGCTTCGGCACGTAAAATTTATGGTTTGGACGCCTTGCGCCTCGTTGCGCTGGGCTTCATTTTGGTGTATCACTTCGCGCCGAAGATCTTGCCGGCGGGTTTTTTGGGCGTCAATGTTTTTTTTGTTTTGTCCGGCTTTTTAGTGACGCATCATGCGCTGGAGGAAATCAAAGAGACGGGTCATTTTTCCCTCTCGACCTTCTACGCCAAGCGAGCCAAGCGCTTGTTGCCGGATTTTCTGTTGCTGCTAGTGATGGGCGTTCTGTTGGTCAATGTTGCTGAGCCGGATTTGCGCGTGGGCATTGATCGGCAAACGGCTGCTGCCTTTTCTTCTCTGACCAACTGGTTTGAAATCCTCAGCGGTGGAAGCTACGAAGCCCAATTTACCCCGCATATCTTTGTACACACCTGGTTTTTGGCGGTGGAAATCCATTTCTACCTGTTATGGCCTCTATTTTTGATGGCATTACTGCGTTGGGCCAACAAAAAAGGAAAGGACGTGGAACAATTCGTGCTGGTCAGTTCCGGGGTGTTGTATCTCGTATCCTTCGGTCTTCTTCTTTACGGCCAGTTGGATTTTTCGAACCGTTTGTCCTGGATGTACTTTTCAGACTGCACGCGGTTCTCCTCTTTTTTTGTCGGTGCTATGCTTGCGGTGTATCGCAAACGCATTCAAAAAGTCTATATCTATTTGCCACAGCTATCTGTCGCTGGATTCCTTGTGTTGGGGGCGCTTTCTTTTGTTTTATCCTACACCAACCGTTGGACCTACCTTGTCGGTTTTTTCGTCGCGGACTTTTTGACCGCCTTCCTTATCTGGAATTACGGCAATGAGACGGTGCGAGTAGACCCGGCGCGTTTGCGCAAGGCAGCCTCCTTTTCCTATGACATCTATCTTCTGCACTGGCCTCTTCTGGTCATGAGCCGCAAGAGCCTGGGGTCCTTCAAAGGCGCTCTGTTTGCTCTTTGCTGCACGGCGGCGCTGCTTTTCCTGCGTTATCGGTATCTTTCGCGCGTAAAAAGCCTTCCCGCCATCGCCCTTCCCGACGAGGCGAGCCCTATCAAAGAAAAAGGGAAGGCTCTGTGGCGGCGGCTGCTTGCCTTTCCCACGTCTCTTCTCACCGGCTGCGCGGTTCTGACGATGGTCACGGCTGTTACGGCGTGGAATGCGCCCGACATGCTTTCGTTGCAGCAATCCATCTGGGAAAATTCGGTAAAACAGGATCTGGGAAAAATTCAAAATGATGTGGATCAGCTTCTGGCGCAGCGCAAAACCGTGCAGGACGCCTTGCAGAGCGACAGCGGCGCGAAGGATGAAGATTTGCAAAAGCTCGATAACAAGGGCATTACCATCATCGGCGACAGTGTGCTGCTCGGGCCGCGTGAATTTCTCATGGCGAATTTGCCTAAGACCTTTGTGGATGCGGAGGGCGAACGGCTGGCCGAAAAGGGAGCGGAAGTCATTCAGGAAATGAAGGCGGACGGAAAATTGGGCAACTATGTGGTGATTGCACTGGGTGCGAACGCCATTGAGAACCGTGAAAACTCCTTGCGCAAAATGGCGGAGGCCGTGCCCGCCGGAACGCGGATGATCTTTGTCACACCCTACAGCGGCGAGGTGGATCATCATGCGGGCGGCGTGGCGATGAAAAACGTGGCCAAGGAGTTTCCCTTTATTACCATTATGGACTGGGAAGGCTATGCGAAAAAGCATCCCGAGCTCTATCAAAACACGGATGGCATTCATTTCTACGGGTTGATGGATACGTATAAAGCCTACTTGGCAAAGCTGAAAGCTGCGCTTCTGGAAGCATCCATGACGCCGGCGAAAAAATAA
- a CDS encoding dihydroorotase: protein MNKLKLVNGTVFYQDRLQRMDVTIENGRIVRLDPSSLSSGALSPSRSRLSQENQEYVMDCSSLHLFPGFVDLHVHFREPGFSYKETIETGSKAAAHGGYTVCCTMPNLRPVPDSQENLEVQREVIRQHAVVHVLPYGAITCGEKGETLADFEALAPYVVGFTDDGVGVANGARMREAMLAAKALGKPIVAHAEDLPLVRGGVIHDGTYAKRHGLPGNPSESEWKQVERDIALAEETGARYHVCHISTKESVALVRDAKKRGLAVSGETGPHYLTMTDEDLEDDGRFRMNPPIRSGADREALIEALADETLLAVATDHAPHSAEEKARGLAHSANGIVGLETAFPVLYTRLVLTGKLSLERLLHAMSIDPATAFSLSSIKEAKESIGIATGIEPGAPADLCIWDLNAATTIDPETFLSKGRATPFAGWTVRGVCQATLVGGKIAYEDPSWKERRLD, encoded by the coding sequence ATGAACAAGCTGAAGCTCGTGAATGGAACGGTCTTTTATCAGGATCGTCTGCAAAGAATGGATGTTACCATTGAAAACGGACGTATTGTTCGTCTCGATCCTTCCTCCCTTTCCTCCGGAGCGCTTTCTCCTTCCCGTTCCCGTCTTTCCCAAGAAAATCAAGAATACGTGATGGATTGTTCTTCCCTTCACCTGTTTCCCGGTTTCGTTGATTTGCACGTGCATTTCCGCGAGCCGGGTTTTTCGTATAAGGAAACCATCGAAACGGGCAGTAAAGCAGCGGCGCACGGCGGATACACCGTATGCTGTACCATGCCGAATCTGCGTCCCGTTCCCGATTCGCAGGAAAATCTGGAGGTGCAGCGCGAAGTGATTCGGCAGCATGCCGTCGTGCATGTACTTCCCTATGGAGCCATTACGTGTGGAGAAAAGGGCGAAACGCTCGCAGATTTTGAAGCGCTGGCCCCCTACGTGGTCGGCTTTACGGACGATGGGGTTGGCGTGGCGAACGGCGCGCGCATGCGGGAAGCCATGCTGGCTGCAAAAGCGCTGGGAAAGCCCATCGTGGCCCATGCCGAGGACCTGCCGCTCGTGCGCGGCGGCGTCATTCACGACGGTACGTACGCGAAACGGCACGGCCTTCCCGGGAATCCATCGGAAAGTGAATGGAAGCAGGTGGAGCGAGATATTGCCTTGGCCGAAGAAACCGGCGCGCGCTACCACGTCTGTCATATTTCTACGAAAGAATCCGTTGCGCTCGTGCGCGACGCCAAAAAGCGGGGCCTCGCCGTTTCCGGCGAAACGGGCCCGCATTATCTCACCATGACCGATGAAGATCTGGAAGACGACGGACGCTTTCGCATGAATCCGCCCATTCGCTCCGGTGCGGATCGCGAGGCGCTCATCGAGGCGCTGGCGGATGAAACGCTTTTGGCCGTCGCCACCGACCATGCACCCCATTCTGCGGAAGAAAAAGCACGCGGTCTTGCGCATAGCGCAAACGGCATCGTCGGGCTGGAAACCGCCTTTCCGGTTCTCTACACACGCTTAGTGCTGACGGGAAAACTCTCGTTGGAACGCCTGCTTCATGCGATGAGCATCGATCCGGCAACAGCCTTCTCTCTTTCCTCTATTAAGGAAGCGAAGGAAAGTATCGGCATCGCAACCGGCATCGAACCCGGTGCTCCCGCGGATCTCTGTATTTGGGACCTTAACGCCGCTACGACCATCGACCCGGAAACCTTCCTTTCCAAAGGACGGGCCACGCCGTTTGCCGGCTGGACGGTACGCGGTGTCTGTCAGGCTACGCTGGTGGGCGGAAAGATCGCCTATGAAGATCCAAGCTGGAAGGAGCGTCGTCTTGACTGA
- a CDS encoding dihydroorotate dehydrogenase electron transfer subunit, producing the protein MTELRIVSHRLVAKDTYELRLAGDTRALHTPGQFLALRLPGFFLRRPMSVSDWDAEGLRLFYKVVGKGTAALSASTEETLDALVGLGNGFTLSDSEGKTPVLIGGGVGVPPLFGLAKALVAQKNTPVVLLGFNTKDEIFLADDFRSLGCRVELFTMDGSAGTKGTVLPGVEALCKMHRPEELYVYSCGPMPMFRALFSAMQEKGIDGAFSLEERMGCAVGICMGCTVETTNGPRRVCKEGPVFRKEDLPWA; encoded by the coding sequence TTGACTGAACTTCGCATTGTTTCGCACCGTCTCGTCGCGAAAGACACGTATGAGCTTCGCCTAGCCGGAGACACCCGCGCCCTGCACACGCCCGGACAATTTCTGGCGCTTCGTCTTCCCGGCTTCTTCCTTCGTCGCCCGATGTCCGTCAGCGACTGGGATGCCGAAGGACTGCGCCTCTTTTATAAAGTCGTCGGCAAAGGCACTGCCGCGTTGTCCGCGAGCACCGAGGAAACGCTGGATGCGCTCGTCGGTCTGGGCAACGGCTTCACGCTTTCCGACAGCGAAGGCAAGACGCCGGTGTTGATCGGCGGCGGTGTGGGTGTTCCGCCCCTCTTCGGGCTCGCCAAGGCCTTGGTCGCGCAGAAAAATACGCCCGTGGTGCTCTTGGGCTTCAATACCAAAGACGAAATTTTCCTTGCGGACGACTTTCGTTCCTTGGGTTGCCGGGTAGAGCTTTTCACCATGGACGGCAGCGCCGGAACGAAGGGAACCGTTCTTCCGGGTGTAGAGGCACTTTGCAAAATGCATCGTCCTGAGGAGTTGTATGTGTATTCTTGCGGCCCGATGCCGATGTTTCGTGCGCTGTTTTCCGCCATGCAGGAAAAGGGAATCGATGGCGCCTTCAGTCTGGAAGAGCGCATGGGCTGTGCGGTCGGTATCTGCATGGGGTGTACAGTGGAAACGACCAACGGACCGCGCCGTGTCTGCAAAGAAGGGCCGGTATTCCGAAAGGAGGATCTGCCATGGGCATGA
- a CDS encoding dihydroorotate dehydrogenase, translating to MGMNERLVARKTPRLAVSFAGLMLENPLIPASGCYGFGYERADVLDPDFFGSIALKGTTREARFGNPLPRIAESASGMLNAVGLQNPGVDRVIAEELPKLAAVSHKGMIANVAGFSIDDYVEVAKKMDAQKQIAAIELNISCPNVHSGGMEFGVHPETAKAVTAAVKAVLHKPLFVKLTPNVTDIVAMARAAVEGGADGLTLINTVKAMRIDWKKRAPLLANGTGGLSGPAIFPIALRMIYDVYAAVSVPILGCGGVQTAEDVVEMMMAGASAVQIGAAGLADPDMWDALLTDLEAMPDRLGVENLSEIIGAAHHDNA from the coding sequence ATGGGCATGAACGAACGCCTTGTTGCGCGGAAAACACCGCGCCTTGCCGTCTCCTTTGCAGGACTGATGCTGGAGAATCCGCTGATTCCGGCAAGCGGCTGTTACGGTTTCGGCTATGAGCGCGCCGATGTGCTGGATCCGGACTTTTTCGGTTCCATCGCCCTGAAGGGCACGACGCGAGAGGCCCGATTCGGCAATCCCCTGCCCCGTATCGCGGAAAGCGCCTCGGGAATGCTCAATGCCGTGGGCTTGCAAAATCCCGGCGTGGATCGCGTCATTGCCGAGGAGCTTCCAAAGCTCGCCGCCGTTTCGCACAAAGGCATGATTGCCAATGTCGCCGGCTTTTCGATAGACGACTATGTGGAGGTGGCCAAAAAGATGGATGCGCAGAAACAGATTGCCGCCATCGAGCTCAATATCAGCTGTCCCAATGTACACAGCGGCGGCATGGAATTCGGGGTGCATCCTGAAACGGCGAAAGCGGTGACCGCGGCGGTGAAAGCCGTCCTTCATAAGCCGCTCTTCGTCAAGTTGACGCCCAATGTGACGGATATTGTCGCCATGGCGCGTGCCGCCGTGGAGGGCGGTGCCGACGGGTTAACGCTCATCAACACCGTCAAAGCCATGCGCATCGATTGGAAAAAACGCGCGCCGCTTTTGGCAAACGGCACCGGGGGACTATCCGGCCCCGCTATTTTCCCCATTGCGCTGCGCATGATCTATGACGTGTACGCAGCCGTTTCGGTGCCGATCCTCGGCTGCGGCGGTGTACAGACGGCGGAAGATGTCGTCGAGATGATGATGGCCGGCGCCTCTGCGGTGCAGATTGGAGCTGCCGGATTGGCGGATCCCGATATGTGGGATGCTCTTCTGACAGACCTTGAAGCCATGCCGGATCGCCTGGGTGTGGAAAATCTATCGGAAATTATCGGTGCGGCGCATCACGACAATGCATAA
- the pyrF gene encoding orotidine-5'-phosphate decarboxylase: MKSVIIALDFADRQETMAFLRPFRDEKPFVKIGMELFYAEGADIVREIKDLGYPIFLDLKVHDIPHTAECAMRQLHRLQVDMTNVHAAGGSAMMRAAREGYPDGILLAVTQLTSTSQETMNRELGIAGAINDVIVQYASLAKASGLNGVVCSPLESPMVHKALGDAFLTVTPGIRFAEGSKDDQKRVTTPEMAQRLGSNYIVVGRSITKADDPVAAYHKALAAFLGKADE, encoded by the coding sequence ATGAAATCGGTCATTATCGCCCTGGACTTTGCCGATCGCCAAGAAACGATGGCGTTCCTTCGTCCCTTTCGCGACGAAAAGCCATTTGTGAAAATCGGCATGGAGCTCTTCTATGCGGAGGGCGCGGACATCGTGCGCGAGATCAAGGATTTGGGCTATCCCATCTTTTTGGATCTGAAAGTGCATGATATTCCTCACACCGCCGAATGTGCCATGCGCCAGCTGCATCGCTTGCAGGTGGATATGACCAATGTGCATGCCGCCGGTGGAAGCGCCATGATGCGCGCCGCGCGCGAAGGCTATCCCGATGGGATTTTGCTGGCGGTCACGCAGCTGACTTCCACCTCGCAGGAAACCATGAATCGCGAATTGGGCATTGCCGGTGCTATCAACGACGTCATCGTGCAATATGCCTCGTTAGCCAAGGCCTCCGGGCTCAACGGCGTGGTCTGTTCGCCGCTGGAATCGCCTATGGTACATAAAGCGCTCGGAGATGCGTTTCTGACGGTCACGCCGGGCATTCGCTTTGCCGAAGGCAGTAAGGACGACCAGAAGCGCGTGACGACACCGGAAATGGCCCAACGTCTCGGCAGCAACTACATCGTGGTCGGCCGTTCCATCACCAAGGCCGACGATCCGGTTGCCGCCTATCATAAAGCACTCGCCGCTTTTCTCGGAAAAGCGGACGAATAG
- the pyrE gene encoding orotate phosphoribosyltransferase — MEGKQREAIARDLLDIGAVFLRPEQPFTWASGIHSPIYTDNRLILSAPAVRGQVEQALADTVKCHFPEAQMLMGTATAGIAHAALAAALLGLPMGYVRSGNKSHGRENRIEGKLTVGERVVVIEDLISTGGSVLDVVHALQDAGAEVLGIVCIFTYGMQKSREALSAEGIAMESLTDFDTILDVAVQTGRLPAEQVPQLKQFRDHPADESWMAGIARNQKEE; from the coding sequence ATGGAAGGAAAGCAACGAGAAGCGATCGCTCGCGATTTACTGGACATCGGTGCCGTTTTTCTGCGCCCCGAACAGCCCTTCACCTGGGCAAGCGGCATCCACAGCCCCATCTATACGGATAACCGCCTGATTTTATCTGCACCGGCCGTGCGTGGACAGGTGGAGCAGGCCCTTGCTGACACCGTAAAGTGCCACTTTCCCGAAGCGCAGATGCTCATGGGAACGGCGACCGCCGGTATCGCTCACGCGGCCCTGGCCGCCGCGTTGCTGGGATTGCCCATGGGCTATGTCCGTAGCGGCAATAAATCCCATGGACGCGAGAACCGTATAGAAGGAAAGCTGACGGTCGGTGAGCGCGTCGTGGTCATTGAAGATCTCATTTCGACCGGTGGCAGCGTATTAGATGTCGTTCACGCTTTGCAGGATGCCGGCGCCGAAGTGCTGGGCATTGTCTGCATCTTTACCTATGGCATGCAAAAAAGCCGCGAGGCCCTTTCCGCGGAAGGGATCGCGATGGAAAGTTTGACCGATTTTGACACCATCCTGGATGTTGCCGTTCAAACCGGACGGCTTCCGGCCGAACAGGTTCCGCAGTTGAAACAATTTCGCGATCATCCCGCGGATGAATCGTGGATGGCGGGCATTGCCCGAAATCAGAAGGAGGAGTGA
- the pyrB gene encoding aspartate carbamoyltransferase: MKDLIDIQDLTTKEIDQLIAVAEEIIADPVRFQEVCKHRVLGSLFYEPSTRTRLSFESAMLALGGDVIGFSEATSSSVAKGESVADTARTVECFADIIAMRHPKEGAPFVASRSVDIPVINAGDGGHNHPTQTLTDLLTIHREMGHLDNMVVGCCGDLKFGRTVHSLIAAMSRYPNVRFVLISPEELVIPEHVRTEILEKQHIPFKEVRKLSDAMPELDILYMTRVQRERFFNEADYIRLKDTYILTPERLATAKPTMRVLHPLPRVNEISVQVDKDPRAAYFRQVKNGRFIRMALIMKLLGVTA; this comes from the coding sequence ATGAAGGATTTGATTGACATCCAAGATCTCACCACCAAAGAGATTGACCAGCTCATTGCGGTGGCGGAGGAAATTATCGCCGATCCCGTGCGCTTTCAGGAAGTGTGCAAACACCGCGTGCTCGGCTCCCTGTTCTATGAACCCTCAACTCGTACTCGGTTAAGCTTCGAGTCGGCCATGCTGGCACTGGGCGGCGATGTGATCGGTTTCTCCGAGGCCACATCCAGCTCCGTTGCCAAGGGCGAAAGTGTTGCGGATACGGCGCGCACCGTGGAATGCTTTGCGGATATCATCGCCATGCGCCATCCCAAGGAAGGCGCACCGTTTGTCGCCTCGCGTTCCGTGGATATTCCGGTCATCAATGCTGGTGACGGTGGTCACAACCATCCGACGCAGACCTTGACGGATCTCTTGACGATCCATCGCGAGATGGGGCATCTGGACAACATGGTGGTGGGCTGCTGTGGAGACCTGAAATTCGGCCGCACCGTACATTCGCTCATCGCAGCCATGAGCCGCTACCCCAACGTCCGCTTTGTGTTGATTTCGCCGGAAGAGCTGGTCATTCCGGAACACGTGCGCACGGAAATTTTGGAAAAACAGCACATTCCCTTTAAGGAGGTGCGTAAGCTCAGCGATGCCATGCCGGAATTGGATATTCTGTATATGACTCGCGTCCAGCGCGAACGTTTCTTCAATGAGGCGGATTATATCCGTCTGAAAGATACCTATATTCTTACGCCGGAACGTCTGGCGACGGCGAAGCCGACGATGCGCGTGCTGCACCCGCTGCCGCGTGTAAATGAGATTTCCGTCCAAGTCGACAAGGACCCGCGTGCCGCGTATTTCCGTCAGGTGAAAAACGGCCGCTTTATCCGTATGGCACTCATCATGAAATTATTGGGGGTAACAGCATGA
- a CDS encoding aspartate carbamoyltransferase regulatory subunit, protein MILGDLHEGIVIDHIPVGKGMVLYHYLGLDKLNSQIALIENAVSSKRGQKDILKVAEHIDLNFELLGYFDPHITVNIIHNGEIVEKKHPKLPETITNILHCHNPRCITSIEQELDHVFRLTDPETKTYRCIYCETIGKPDEM, encoded by the coding sequence ATGATTTTAGGCGATTTACACGAAGGCATTGTCATTGACCACATTCCTGTCGGCAAAGGAATGGTACTCTATCACTACTTAGGCCTCGATAAGCTCAACTCGCAGATTGCGCTCATCGAAAATGCCGTCAGCTCCAAGCGCGGCCAAAAGGACATTTTGAAAGTGGCGGAACACATCGATCTCAACTTTGAACTTCTGGGTTATTTTGATCCGCACATCACGGTCAATATCATTCACAACGGCGAAATTGTCGAAAAGAAGCATCCGAAGCTGCCGGAAACTATCACCAATATCCTGCATTGTCACAATCCGCGCTGCATTACGTCTATCGAGCAGGAGCTGGATCACGTCTTCCGCCTGACCGATCCGGAAACGAAGACCTATCGTTGCATCTATTGCGAAACCATCGGCAAGCCGGATGAGATGTAA
- a CDS encoding aminopeptidase C gives MDKKLLDQFSKRFAEDPQSQGVKNAIASVGFEKASFNNNVLRKHNFVFSDETKRGDITNQKSSGRCWMFASLNVARVSVMEKLNIKTFEFSQNYTFFWDKLEKANYFLENILHTLDEDVDSRLMKHLLAAPLQDGGQWDMFKEILKKYGAVPKSVMPETFHSSNSHMLDTIMTTRLREDACRIRQQYKEGKKEKALRAEKDDMLYEIYNILTKALGEVPTKFDFSYRDEDEKFHRIEGITPQEFFNQYVGWNMDDKISLINAPTVDKPYGKAYTVQYLGTIYEADPVRYVNVPMEDLKKAAIRSIQDGHPVWFGCDVGQRLGRKEGIMDLETYDFEDTLGFTPGMTKAERLDYSESVLTHAMVLVGVDLDKKGNPLKWKVENSWGDENGDKGIYSMSDAWMNEFTYQIMVDRKYVDKKWLKAYDGEVIELKPWDPIGSLAKNN, from the coding sequence ATGGATAAGAAATTACTGGATCAATTTTCGAAGCGCTTTGCCGAAGATCCGCAATCGCAAGGGGTAAAAAACGCCATTGCTTCGGTGGGCTTTGAGAAAGCTTCCTTCAACAATAACGTATTGAGAAAGCACAATTTCGTGTTTTCGGATGAGACCAAACGCGGCGATATCACGAACCAAAAGAGCAGCGGTCGTTGCTGGATGTTCGCATCTTTGAATGTAGCACGCGTTTCGGTGATGGAAAAACTGAACATAAAGACGTTCGAGTTTTCACAGAACTATACGTTCTTCTGGGACAAGCTCGAAAAAGCCAACTACTTTTTGGAGAACATTCTCCATACGTTGGATGAGGACGTGGATTCCCGCTTGATGAAGCATTTGTTGGCAGCACCGCTGCAGGATGGCGGCCAGTGGGATATGTTCAAGGAAATTTTAAAAAAATACGGTGCGGTGCCCAAGAGCGTCATGCCGGAAACCTTCCATTCCTCGAATTCCCACATGCTCGACACCATCATGACCACACGTCTGCGTGAAGATGCCTGCCGCATTCGTCAGCAATACAAAGAAGGCAAAAAAGAGAAAGCGCTACGTGCCGAAAAGGATGACATGCTCTATGAAATTTATAACATCCTGACCAAGGCTTTGGGCGAAGTGCCGACGAAATTCGACTTCTCCTATCGCGATGAAGACGAGAAGTTCCATCGCATCGAAGGCATTACGCCGCAGGAATTCTTCAACCAGTACGTCGGTTGGAACATGGACGACAAGATTTCGCTCATCAATGCCCCTACGGTAGACAAGCCCTACGGCAAAGCCTACACCGTCCAATATCTGGGTACGATCTATGAGGCGGATCCGGTCCGTTACGTCAACGTCCCCATGGAAGACCTCAAAAAGGCAGCCATTCGCTCCATTCAAGATGGTCATCCCGTCTGGTTCGGTTGCGATGTCGGCCAGCGACTGGGTCGCAAGGAAGGCATCATGGATCTGGAAACCTACGACTTTGAAGACACCCTGGGCTTCACCCCGGGCATGACCAAAGCCGAACGCCTAGACTACAGCGAATCCGTCCTCACGCACGCCATGGTTCTTGTCGGCGTCGATCTGGACAAAAAAGGCAACCCGCTGAAATGGAAAGTGGAAAACAGCTGGGGCGACGAAAATGGCGATAAGGGCATCTATTCCATGAGCGATGCCTGGATGAACGAATTCACTTACCAGATCATGGTGGATCGCAAATACGTGGATAAAAAATGGCTCAAAGCCTACGATGGCGAAGTCATCGAACTCAAGCCCTGGGATCCGATCGGATCGTTGGCAAAAAATAACTGA
- a CDS encoding 5-methylcytosine restriction system specificity protein McrC has translation MKLIKIKDNAQQKKEYFSSIGNLTEKISDKTLEQLEREGIFIYPQTVKEAEDITTEQMILQSINAFYRSGNVMGFLGYGDERLIIESRFCGAGEDYFLRYLLDRVLSFPNIVNLKADADYEDRLFNFLLFLFPHYLKLAMRKGVFKKYRCYRYNDGNVRGTIDVAHHILINSPFVGKVAYSHREFSYDNALMELVRHAIEYIKGKPYGQRLLNKVKDEVKVIIEATPSYEPLNRRKIIALNKKHAVRHAYFREYLALQRLCLLILQHQKHKIGTGIRQLYGILFDGAWLWEEYVNLLIKDVFYHPMNKRGTGAQRLFDRNRGIIYPDFISRNCRPRVIADAKYKMMDTIGNRDYLQVLAYMFRFEAKTGYYLYPEAEGYDASTMKLNRGLTYEDNVTPREDISVTKYGLKIPTNAEDYGEFSARLQAQEQELIKVFHA, from the coding sequence ATGAAACTGATAAAGATCAAGGATAATGCGCAACAGAAAAAGGAATATTTTTCTTCCATCGGTAATTTGACCGAAAAAATTTCGGACAAAACGTTGGAACAGCTGGAGCGCGAAGGCATTTTTATTTATCCCCAAACCGTTAAGGAAGCGGAGGATATCACGACAGAGCAGATGATTCTCCAAAGCATCAACGCCTTTTATCGCTCCGGTAATGTTATGGGATTTCTCGGCTACGGCGATGAACGGCTCATTATCGAATCTCGTTTTTGTGGTGCGGGGGAGGATTATTTTTTACGTTATCTGTTAGATAGGGTGCTGTCCTTTCCGAATATCGTGAATTTGAAAGCGGATGCGGATTACGAGGATCGACTGTTCAATTTTTTGTTGTTTCTGTTTCCGCATTATCTCAAGCTCGCGATGCGAAAAGGCGTATTCAAGAAATACCGTTGTTACCGGTACAATGACGGCAATGTCAGAGGCACAATTGATGTGGCGCATCATATCCTCATTAACAGTCCGTTTGTCGGAAAGGTAGCCTACAGTCATCGTGAGTTTTCATACGACAATGCCCTGATGGAACTGGTGCGGCATGCCATCGAGTATATCAAAGGGAAACCTTACGGACAGAGGCTTCTTAATAAAGTAAAAGACGAGGTGAAGGTTATTATCGAAGCGACGCCGAGCTATGAACCGCTCAACAGGCGAAAAATAATTGCTCTCAACAAGAAGCATGCGGTTCGCCATGCATATTTTCGTGAGTATCTCGCGTTACAACGGTTATGCCTATTGATTTTGCAGCATCAAAAACACAAAATTGGAACCGGTATTAGGCAGCTTTATGGCATTCTCTTTGACGGCGCTTGGCTGTGGGAGGAATACGTGAATTTGCTCATTAAAGACGTGTTCTATCATCCGATGAATAAGAGAGGCACCGGGGCGCAAAGACTCTTTGATCGCAACCGGGGGATCATTTATCCGGATTTCATCAGTCGAAACTGTCGCCCCAGAGTCATTGCAGACGCTAAATATAAGATGATGGATACAATCGGCAATCGTGATTATTTGCAGGTGCTTGCCTATATGTTTCGTTTTGAGGCAAAAACAGGCTACTACCTCTATCCCGAAGCCGAAGGCTACGATGCTTCGACCATGAAGCTTAACCGCGGCTTGACGTATGAAGATAATGTCACGCCGCGTGAGGATATCTCGGTCACGAAATATGGTTTAAAAATTCCGACGAATGCCGAAGATTATGGCGAGTTTAGCGCGAGGCTGCAGGCGCAGGAACAGGAACTTATCAAAGTGTTTCATGCGTGA